One genomic segment of Candidatus Eisenbacteria bacterium includes these proteins:
- a CDS encoding sigma-54-dependent Fis family transcriptional regulator: MTEKRILVVEDRAGTRKMLEGTLADEGYRAVAVPTGEEALRRLEEESFDLVLTDLALPGIDGLRVLAASKESDPLAPVIVMTAYGTIENAVRAMKEGAYDFVVKPVDPERLLLLVRRAAERRTLEIRNRGFSSAEAPPAIVGKSAAIRKVLDLADRVAPSDAAVLLSGESGTGKELFARRIHLSSARAGHPLVAVNCAAIPRELVEAELFGAEKGAYTGADRLRVGKFELADGGTIFFDEIGELSLPLQSKLLRVLEGKTVERIGGSRAIRADVRLITATNRVLEDEVRAGCFREDLFYRLNVFPVRIPPLRERREDIALLAGHFLARFAAEMRRDRIALSADALRALEEYDWPGNVRELRNVLERAVILVEGDTIPAELVVPRARTSRTDDERSALAATDLHAAVRETVRRVEADLIGRVLRDCGGNKSEAARRMNISYRSLWSKAREYGLE; the protein is encoded by the coding sequence ATGACGGAGAAGAGGATCCTCGTCGTGGAGGATCGCGCGGGGACGCGCAAGATGCTCGAGGGGACGCTCGCCGACGAGGGATATCGGGCGGTTGCGGTCCCGACCGGCGAGGAGGCTCTCCGACGCCTCGAGGAGGAGAGCTTCGATCTCGTTCTCACCGATCTCGCCCTTCCCGGGATCGACGGCCTTCGAGTGCTGGCGGCGTCGAAGGAGAGCGATCCGCTCGCGCCGGTCATCGTGATGACCGCCTATGGAACGATCGAGAACGCGGTGCGCGCGATGAAGGAAGGGGCCTACGACTTCGTCGTGAAGCCGGTCGATCCGGAGCGCCTTCTCCTTCTCGTCCGGCGCGCGGCGGAGCGGCGGACGCTCGAGATCCGGAATCGCGGGTTCTCCTCGGCCGAGGCGCCTCCGGCGATCGTCGGCAAGAGCGCGGCGATTCGGAAGGTCCTCGATCTTGCCGACAGGGTCGCGCCGAGCGACGCCGCGGTGCTTCTCTCAGGCGAAAGCGGAACAGGCAAGGAGCTCTTCGCCCGAAGAATTCACCTCTCGAGCGCGCGCGCCGGGCATCCGCTCGTCGCGGTGAATTGCGCCGCGATTCCCCGCGAGCTGGTCGAGGCGGAGCTCTTCGGCGCCGAGAAGGGAGCGTACACCGGCGCGGACCGGCTGCGGGTCGGGAAGTTCGAGCTCGCCGACGGGGGCACGATCTTCTTCGACGAGATCGGCGAGCTCTCGCTTCCGCTCCAATCGAAACTGCTTCGAGTGCTCGAAGGAAAGACGGTTGAGCGGATCGGCGGGTCGCGCGCGATCCGAGCGGATGTCCGCCTCATCACCGCTACGAACCGGGTTCTTGAGGATGAGGTGCGCGCCGGCTGCTTCCGAGAGGATCTCTTCTATCGCCTCAACGTCTTTCCGGTCCGGATTCCGCCGCTTCGGGAGAGGAGAGAGGACATCGCCCTTCTCGCGGGGCATTTCCTCGCGCGGTTCGCCGCCGAGATGCGGAGAGACCGGATCGCTCTCTCGGCGGACGCGCTCCGCGCTCTCGAGGAGTACGACTGGCCGGGGAACGTTCGGGAGCTCCGGAACGTGCTCGAGCGCGCGGTCATCCTCGTCGAGGGAGACACGATCCCGGCCGAGCTCGTCGTTCCGCGCGCGAGAACTTCCCGAACCGACGACGAACGTTCCGCTCTCGCCGCGACCGATCTTCACGCCGCGGTCCGCGAGACGGTGCGGCGGGTCGAGGCGGATCTCATCGGGCGCGTGCTTCGGGACTGCGGAGGGAACAAGAGCGAGGCCGCCCGGCGTATGAACATCAGCTATCGATCGTTGTGGTCCAAAGCAAGGGAGTATGGTCTGGAATGA
- a CDS encoding prepilin-type N-terminal cleavage/methylation domain-containing protein, which translates to MHAKTVRGRSGFSLIEMILAIALLGFAFLGMGKLFLASSEHAKQGRHDLIALNTANEILERMHAVPFESVKPLFDGIDTRQQSTIPTEARNWAVHLREHLGPTAWATVSVLDENDNTALPRGLVEVDIRTSWTERGRERTVQTSTYVVRMGS; encoded by the coding sequence ATGCATGCGAAGACGGTTCGCGGCCGGAGCGGGTTCTCGCTCATCGAGATGATCCTCGCGATCGCCCTTCTTGGGTTCGCGTTCCTCGGAATGGGGAAGCTCTTTCTCGCCTCGTCGGAGCACGCGAAGCAGGGGCGGCACGATCTGATCGCCCTGAACACCGCAAACGAGATCCTCGAGCGGATGCACGCGGTCCCCTTCGAAAGCGTGAAGCCTCTTTTCGACGGGATCGACACGCGGCAGCAATCGACGATCCCGACCGAAGCGCGAAACTGGGCGGTCCACCTCCGCGAGCACCTCGGGCCGACCGCGTGGGCGACGGTCTCGGTCCTCGACGAGAACGACAACACGGCGCTCCCGCGCGGGCTGGTCGAGGTCGACATCCGGACCTCGTGGACCGAGCGCGGGCGGGAACGAACCGTTCAGACGAGCACCTACGTCGTTCGGATGGGGAGCTAG
- a CDS encoding prepilin-type N-terminal cleavage/methylation domain-containing protein, whose product MLGRRGFTLIEIVVALFVLAAVSAFSYQMLVRAQNAFETQRDLVEAQENARAAIGEITTDLRQISYRKDATQPSVIFAGIDSIVFVADLYDTIPGAEIVSIHLTPTLDSGTANPSDRLIERVVWDTSGTQVLAGPIAYGISDSGLTFFYYDRDGTPMTFPIGQPEHIGEVEVALTAQTARARREVGYQDVIVTSIVYPRNLPFTPPMPRPNPPGCGSLTSPNCESLTIPWTTPTQNTDGSALAFNDIAHFSVYFGTRLDSMNLDTRLARNVNIWTVKSLIAGLSYYVGVTATSTAGVESALCARQGNVGASAPPRAPSSIAGSGGIGAISLAWSRVLEDTLGNTITAEVRYSVYRGTSPGVALVSGNRIAADLVDTTYTDLVSDSCVTYYYRATAKACGWEGPGSGEVAFSLPARPSCPPSVEAEEGAVAGQIVARWSRPTTRADATPLLESDIAGYRIFYSLVPGAYSDSVSGAAGVLEKTLSGLQDCATYYVNVAAIDNCGTLGVLCGGREAAARTSAPCNEYVPAAPAGLALVSGDRRMELTWPANRADCDLDGYLVYYGRAAGQYNGTEAAEGSSPVFVDASAAHIDSSTGFFVLTTLEPCTRYYFAVSCVDVCSPRLESALSPERNELTQCGTCEIEKACITEIAEGASQERVRFQIGNEGSTSVAVEEIQADWSGGASLLEVLLGGTAIWKHDGTAGAGPSGPQSSPSKIDINDFSLTPDDDFGRPKEMILVFSAAATGSVINLTYETEDGMCTISLSPCARLFSETFTQADGPPAGWTPRTGSNWRVVSNQLRTSSDGRITPDALGFSRGDYTASARVKVEGTRMNRRAGYYVRYRDTGNYYLLLIQPYYSRIVFQKKVNNGSLITLAQKTSVSIANGQYYSLRVSAYGNTFRVWFEGTLIDWDGATGTVITDASIATGNICMYAWDASYGWYDDVVVEPTCGCGGAIP is encoded by the coding sequence ATGCTGGGAAGACGCGGGTTCACGCTCATCGAGATCGTGGTGGCGCTCTTCGTCCTTGCCGCGGTTTCCGCCTTCTCGTATCAGATGCTGGTGAGAGCGCAGAATGCTTTTGAGACGCAAAGGGATCTCGTCGAGGCGCAGGAGAACGCGCGCGCGGCGATCGGAGAGATCACCACCGACCTTCGCCAGATCAGCTACAGGAAAGACGCGACGCAGCCTTCAGTCATCTTCGCCGGAATCGACTCGATCGTTTTCGTCGCGGATCTCTACGACACGATCCCGGGCGCGGAGATCGTCTCGATCCATCTGACGCCGACCCTCGATTCGGGGACCGCGAACCCGAGCGACCGTCTGATCGAGCGGGTCGTCTGGGACACGTCGGGGACGCAGGTCCTCGCCGGTCCGATCGCCTACGGGATCTCGGACAGCGGGCTCACGTTCTTCTACTACGACCGGGACGGCACGCCGATGACCTTCCCGATCGGACAACCCGAGCACATCGGAGAGGTCGAGGTCGCCCTCACGGCCCAAACCGCACGCGCGCGGAGGGAGGTCGGCTACCAGGACGTGATCGTGACCTCGATCGTCTATCCGCGGAACCTCCCGTTCACCCCGCCGATGCCCAGGCCGAACCCGCCCGGGTGCGGCTCCCTGACAAGCCCGAACTGCGAGTCGCTGACGATTCCCTGGACGACTCCGACGCAAAACACAGACGGGAGCGCGCTCGCCTTCAACGACATCGCCCACTTCTCCGTCTACTTTGGAACGCGCCTCGATTCGATGAACTTGGATACGAGGCTGGCCCGCAACGTGAACATTTGGACAGTGAAGAGCCTGATCGCGGGCCTCTCCTACTATGTCGGTGTGACCGCGACGAGCACGGCCGGCGTGGAGAGCGCGCTCTGCGCGCGCCAGGGAAACGTCGGGGCATCGGCTCCCCCGCGCGCCCCCTCGTCGATCGCCGGAAGCGGCGGGATCGGGGCGATCTCGCTCGCGTGGTCCCGCGTCCTGGAGGACACGCTCGGGAACACGATCACCGCCGAAGTACGATACAGCGTCTATCGAGGAACGTCTCCCGGGGTCGCGCTCGTCTCGGGGAACCGGATCGCCGCCGACCTCGTCGACACCACCTACACCGATCTCGTTTCCGACTCGTGCGTGACGTACTACTACCGGGCGACCGCGAAGGCCTGCGGATGGGAAGGTCCGGGATCGGGCGAGGTGGCCTTCTCGCTTCCGGCTCGCCCCTCATGCCCTCCGTCGGTCGAGGCCGAGGAGGGGGCGGTCGCGGGTCAGATCGTGGCGAGGTGGTCGCGCCCGACGACGCGCGCCGACGCGACCCCTCTTCTTGAATCGGACATCGCGGGTTATCGGATCTTCTACTCGTTGGTACCCGGGGCGTACTCAGACTCGGTGAGCGGGGCCGCGGGCGTTCTCGAGAAGACCTTGAGCGGGCTCCAGGATTGCGCCACGTACTACGTGAACGTGGCGGCGATCGACAACTGCGGCACGCTCGGGGTCTTGTGCGGCGGGCGTGAGGCGGCGGCGCGAACATCCGCGCCTTGCAACGAGTACGTTCCCGCCGCACCGGCCGGTCTCGCTCTCGTCTCCGGCGACAGGCGGATGGAGCTCACCTGGCCGGCGAACCGCGCGGACTGCGACCTCGACGGCTACTTGGTCTACTACGGACGTGCGGCAGGTCAGTACAACGGGACCGAGGCCGCTGAAGGATCCTCGCCGGTCTTCGTGGACGCCTCGGCGGCGCACATCGACTCGAGCACTGGCTTCTTCGTTCTGACGACCCTCGAGCCGTGCACTCGCTACTACTTCGCGGTCTCGTGCGTGGACGTGTGCAGCCCGCGTCTCGAGAGCGCGCTTTCGCCGGAGAGGAACGAGCTTACGCAATGCGGGACGTGCGAGATCGAGAAGGCGTGCATCACGGAAATCGCCGAGGGCGCGTCGCAGGAACGGGTGCGCTTCCAGATCGGGAACGAAGGATCGACGAGCGTGGCGGTCGAGGAGATCCAAGCGGATTGGAGCGGGGGAGCATCGCTCCTCGAGGTTCTCCTCGGGGGGACGGCGATCTGGAAGCACGACGGGACCGCGGGCGCGGGCCCGAGCGGGCCGCAGAGCTCTCCCTCGAAGATCGACATCAATGACTTCTCGCTCACCCCGGACGACGACTTCGGCCGGCCGAAGGAGATGATCCTCGTCTTCAGCGCTGCCGCGACAGGGTCCGTGATCAACCTCACGTACGAGACCGAGGACGGGATGTGCACGATCTCTCTCTCGCCGTGCGCGCGCCTCTTCTCCGAGACGTTCACGCAGGCGGACGGACCGCCCGCGGGTTGGACGCCGAGGACCGGATCGAACTGGCGGGTCGTCTCCAACCAGCTCCGGACGTCGAGCGACGGGAGGATCACGCCCGACGCCCTCGGCTTCTCCCGCGGCGACTACACAGCGTCCGCTCGGGTGAAGGTCGAGGGGACGAGGATGAACCGGAGGGCCGGCTATTACGTCCGCTACCGGGACACCGGGAACTACTACCTCCTACTCATCCAGCCGTACTACAGCCGCATCGTGTTTCAGAAAAAGGTGAACAACGGCAGCCTCATCACCCTTGCCCAGAAGACCAGCGTCTCGATCGCCAACGGCCAGTACTACTCGCTCCGCGTTTCCGCCTACGGGAACACGTTCCGCGTCTGGTTCGAGGGGACTCTCATCGATTGGGACGGTGCCACGGGGACGGTGATCACGGACGCCTCGATCGCGACCGGCAACATCTGCATGTACGCATGGGACGCATCGTACGGCTGGTACGACGACGTGGTCGTCGAGCCGACCTGCGGTTGCGGAGGGGCGATTCCGTAG
- the pilM gene encoding type IV pilus assembly protein PilM has product MGFWKAFLKMETGLVGLDIGSRSIKAVEASRKGGRLTVARYGAASLPPDAIVDGEIMDREVVVECIQDLLRETGMRSRHVASAVSGRSVIVKRITLDSMTTEQASEVIYWEAEQHITYGIDEVSLDFQILGETGQGKMDVLLVAAKKETVEMHTSLLRDAGLVPVIVDVDSLAVQNAFEANYETDKSEKVLLLNVGASVTNVSLLTGGAPLFTRDLSVAGNAFADEIQRMLSVDRDEAEKIARSTREEDRERIGPILDTVGQDLLLGVERSLSYLRGVSGSAEISRALLSGGGALLPGLHGYVANRLGVPVEVADPFRSLDFDEALFREGEREEVGPSLMVAVGLALR; this is encoded by the coding sequence ATGGGATTTTGGAAGGCTTTCCTCAAGATGGAGACGGGGCTCGTCGGCCTCGACATCGGGAGCCGGTCGATCAAGGCGGTGGAAGCCTCGCGGAAGGGAGGACGTCTCACCGTCGCCCGCTACGGAGCCGCTTCTCTTCCCCCGGACGCGATCGTGGACGGCGAGATCATGGACCGCGAGGTCGTGGTCGAGTGCATTCAGGATCTTCTCCGGGAGACCGGCATGCGCTCGCGCCATGTCGCCTCCGCCGTCTCGGGACGATCGGTCATCGTCAAGCGGATCACGCTCGACTCGATGACGACCGAGCAGGCGAGCGAGGTCATCTACTGGGAAGCGGAGCAACACATCACCTACGGGATCGATGAGGTCTCCCTCGACTTCCAGATCCTCGGGGAGACGGGCCAGGGGAAGATGGACGTCCTCCTCGTCGCGGCGAAAAAGGAGACGGTGGAAATGCACACTTCGCTCCTTCGCGACGCGGGCCTCGTCCCGGTGATCGTGGACGTCGACTCCCTCGCGGTGCAGAACGCGTTCGAGGCGAACTACGAGACGGACAAGAGCGAGAAGGTGCTTCTCCTCAACGTCGGGGCGTCGGTCACGAACGTGAGCCTTCTCACGGGAGGAGCGCCCCTCTTCACGCGCGACCTCTCGGTCGCCGGGAACGCGTTCGCGGATGAGATTCAGCGCATGCTCAGCGTGGACCGCGACGAGGCGGAGAAGATCGCCAGAAGCACGCGCGAAGAGGACCGGGAGCGGATCGGACCGATCCTGGACACGGTGGGCCAGGACCTTCTCCTTGGGGTGGAGCGATCCCTCTCGTACCTGAGAGGCGTATCCGGGTCGGCGGAGATCTCGCGAGCCCTTCTCTCGGGGGGCGGCGCGTTGCTTCCCGGTTTGCATGGATACGTTGCGAACCGGCTCGGGGTCCCGGTGGAGGTCGCCGATCCGTTCCGATCCCTCGATTTCGACGAGGCGCTCTTTCGCGAAGGCGAGAGGGAAGAAGTCGGCCCCTCGCTGATGGTCGCCGTCGGGCTGGCGCTTCGGTGA
- a CDS encoding prepilin-type N-terminal cleavage/methylation domain-containing protein: MRRNQRRGFSLVELMVVVGIIGLVIAATAVPAVKTWKRADLDRNANRIAGTMRLCRQKAIWKRVPYRLTIDPARRLFYSERSDSASVWVLDPPETTFVDRGISLSVTAGGSPSNRDLVFEGRGTVASGDAPATVLFWNDRAESLAVQIIRTGRVRLARRG, from the coding sequence ATGAGGAGAAATCAACGAAGGGGCTTTAGCCTCGTCGAGCTGATGGTGGTCGTCGGCATCATCGGCCTCGTGATCGCGGCGACAGCCGTCCCGGCGGTGAAGACGTGGAAGCGCGCCGATCTCGATCGGAACGCCAACCGGATCGCTGGAACGATGCGCCTCTGTCGCCAGAAGGCGATCTGGAAGCGCGTCCCCTACCGGCTGACGATCGACCCCGCTCGCCGGCTCTTCTACTCCGAGCGGAGCGATTCGGCGAGCGTGTGGGTTCTCGATCCGCCCGAGACGACATTCGTCGATCGGGGAATCTCTCTTTCAGTGACCGCGGGCGGGAGCCCGTCGAACCGCGACCTCGTCTTCGAGGGGCGGGGAACGGTGGCGAGCGGGGACGCCCCCGCGACGGTCCTCTTCTGGAACGACCGTGCGGAGAGCCTCGCGGTGCAGATCATTCGGACCGGAAGGGTCCGCCTTGCGAGGAGGGGATAG